In Cucurbita pepo subsp. pepo cultivar mu-cu-16 chromosome LG04, ASM280686v2, whole genome shotgun sequence, the following are encoded in one genomic region:
- the LOC111794043 gene encoding TATA-box-binding protein, giving the protein MADQGLEGAQPVDLKKHPSGIVPTLQNIVSTVNLDCKLDLKAIALQARNAEYNPKRFAAVIMRIREPKTTALIFASGKMVCTGAKSEQQSKLAARKYARIIQKLGFPAKFKDFKIQNIVGSCDVKFPIRLEGLAYSHGAFSSYEPELFPGLIYRMKQPKIVLLIFVSGKIVLTGAKVREETYTAFENIYPVLTEFRKNQQ; this is encoded by the exons ATGGCAGATCAAGGCTTGGAAGGAGCCCAACCCGTCGATCTTAAAAAGCACCCTTCTGGGATTGTTCCTACCCTTCA GAACATTGTGTCAACAGTAAATCTGGACTGCAAGTTGGATCTTAAGGCCATTGCTCTGCAAGCCCGCAATGCCGAATACAATCCCAAG CGTTTTGCTGCTGTTATTATGAGAATAAGGGAGCCAAAAACCACCGCATTGATATTTGCATCTGGGAAGATG GTCTGTACTGGAGCTAAGAGTGAACAGCAGTCAAAATTAGCAGCAAGAAAG TATGCCCGAATTATTCAAAAACTTGGTTTTCCTGCCAAGTTTAAG GATTTTAAGATTCAGAATATTGTTGGTTCATGCGATGTTAAGTTCCCCATAAGACTTGAGGGTCTTGCATATTCTCACGGTGCCTTTTCAAGT TATGAACCAGAGTTATTTCCTGGACTGATTTATAGGATGAAACAACCAAAGATTGTGCttctcatttttgtttctGGAAAAATAGTTCTCACTGGGGCTAAG GTGAGAGAGGAGACATACACAGCATTTGAGAACATATATCCAGTGCTTACAGAGTTTAGGAAAAACCAGCAATG
- the LOC111793823 gene encoding transcription factor Pur-alpha 1-like: MEGNSGGGGVSIGGTTAGSVAVGGVTGGGGGGGNDVELMCKTLQVEHKLFYFDLKENPRGRYLKISEKTSATRSTIIVPFSGIPWFLDLFNYYINSDDPEVFSKELQLDTKVFYFDIGENRRGRFLKVSEASVSRNRSTIIVPAGSNRDEGWTAFRNILAEINEASRLFILPNQENSEHSERLVGLSDDVGAGFISGHSSQPGPTSDLNVDRQVDLSAQDEMGNLGVSKVIRADQKRFFFDLGSNNRGHFLRISEVAGADRSSIILPLSGLKQFYEIVGHFVEITKDRIEGMTGVNVRTVDPPHR; encoded by the exons ATGGAGGGGAATTCCGGCGGAGGTGGAGTGAGTATTGGGGGAACGACGGCGGGCAGCGTGGCGGTGGGTGGAGTGACgggtggcggcggcggaggaggaaaCGACGTGGAGTTGATGTGCAAAACATTGCAGGTGGAGCACAAATTGTTCTACTTCGATCTGAAGGAGAATCCCAGAGGCCGATATCTGAAGATTTCAGAGAAGACATCGGCTACAAGGTCAACGATCATTGTTCCCTTCTCAGGGATTCCATGGTTCTTAGATCTCTTCAATTACTATATCAATTCTGATGATCCGGAGGTTTTTAGCAAGGAATTGCAGCTCGACACCAAG GTGTTCTACTTTGACATTGGTGAAAATCGGAGGGGTCGATTCTTGAAG GTATCTGAAGCTTCTGTCAGTAGAAACCGCAGCACCATTATCGTTCCTGCTGGAAGCAATCGGGACGAGGGATGGACTGCGTTCAGAAACATTTTAGCAGAGATCAATGAAGCGTCTAGGCTTTTCATACTGCCCAATCAG GAAAATTCCGAACATTCAGAACGTCTTGTCGGACTTTCGGATGATGTAGGTGCTGGCTTCATATCAGGTCATAGTAGTCAACCTGGTCCAACCTCTGACTTGAATGTAGACAGACAAGTAGACTTATCAGCTCAAGATGAAATGGGCAATCTGGGGGTATCAAAAGTTATCCGAGCTGATCAGAAGCGATTCTTTTTCGATCTTGGAAGTAACAATCGGGGTCATTTTTTGAGGATATCTGAG GTTGCAGGGGCAGATCGTTCTTCGATCATTCTCCCATTGTCGGGGCTAAAGCAGTTCTATGAAATAGTTGGACATTTCGTGGAGATCACCAAAGATAGGATTGAAGGAATGACGGGCGTGAATGTTAGGACGGTGGATCCGCCTCATAGATGA